From a region of the Sminthopsis crassicaudata isolate SCR6 chromosome 6, ASM4859323v1, whole genome shotgun sequence genome:
- the LOC141547983 gene encoding mas-related G-protein coupled receptor member X1-like, with amino-acid sequence MTGGPTTEYPGYYFENLTENSENESSCGSLDVDNWMQILILLLAPLGLLGNGAVLWLLGFRVRRTPFSVYILNLAAADALFLCSAFLISIDAFFGSIFDHLAKIILRFLRFISYTAGLSLLAAISTERCLSALFPVWYRCHCPKRTAASVCAVLWTLAGMLRAIYFFRDLEFRRIFYAVYFLLLTCVLCASSLTLLLRVRCGSRRPRPPRLSLLVLLTVLVFLLCGLPWGVGDVVYFHLHIDFIPYWLYDLLACVNSSVNPLIYFFVGRLGHKRREPLRLVLQRALGDEQESGSGTTDPPQPSQETTL; translated from the coding sequence ATGACTGGGGGCCCCACAACTGAATATCCAGgatattattttgagaatttaACGGAAAATAGTGAAAATGAGAGTTCATGTGGAAGCCTTGACGTTGATAACTGGATGCAGATCCTCATTCTGCTCCTTGCCCCGCTCGGGCTGCTGGGGAACGGCGCCGTCCTGTGGCTCCTGGGCTTCCGCGTCCGGAGGACCCCCTTCTCCGTCTACATCCTCAACCTGGCGGCGGCCGACGCGCTCTTCCTTTGTAGCGCCTTTCTGATCAGTATAGATGCATTTTTTGGATCTATTTTTGATCATTTAGCAAAGATAATACTGCGCTTCCTCAGATTCATATCTTACACGGCGGGCCTGAGCCTCCTGGCGGCGATCAGCACCGAGCGCTGTCTCTCGGCGCTCTTCCCCGTCTGGTACCGCTGTCACTGCCCCAAGCGCACGGCGGCCTCGGTCTGCGCTGTCCTCTGGACTCTGGCCGGGATGCTCAGGGCAATATATTTTTTCCGTGATTTGGAATTCCGCCGCATCTTCTACGCCGTGTATTTCCTCCTGCTCACGTGCGTGCTGTGCGCGTCCAGCCTGACGCTGCTGCTGAGGGTCCGGTGCGGCTCCCGGCGCCCGCGGCCCCCCAGGCTCTCCCTGCTGGTCCTGCTCACGGTCCTGGTGTTCCTGCTGTGCGGCCTGCCCTGGGGGGTCGGGGATGTCGTGTATTTTCACCTCCACATAGACTTCATCCCTTATTGGCTCTATGACCTCCTGGCCTGTGTGAACAGCAGCGTGAACCCCCTCATTTACTTCTTCGTGGGCAGACTCGGGCACAAGCGGAGGGAGCCGCTCAGGCTGGTGCTCCAGAGGGCCCTCGGGGACGAGCAGGAGTCAGGAAGCGGGACAACCGACCCCCCGCAGCCTAGCCAGGAGACTACACTCTGA